The Colletotrichum destructivum chromosome 7, complete sequence genome contains the following window.
GTTtaaaaagagaaagagagagagagaagggggtgggggaagACAGATGCGCGATGATACCAAGCCAAAAAAAAGCCgcagagaagaagaaaaaaaataCCATTCTACTCGACGCTCAGGTATGCTCTATGCAACTTCCAACTCGCGATATAAGAGAGTGATCCACCGCTGTACTACTGCCATGCGTATCCTGAACTCCGACCCAAATGCATGAAGGGGTAAAGGAAAAAAGGGCGGGGGAAAGTGAAGGCGCCAACAGTGCTGTTGTATCCTTGGCTGCCCGCGTCTTCCCCCAAAGGGGTTGCGTTGGTGGTGAAACGGAAATGCAAAAAAACTCCGGTCTAATGCTGGCGATCGAAAATGGAGGCAGTGCATGTTGCGATGCGGGCTTGGGAGTCAAGATGCCGGCCACTACCTGCTCCTCCGCTGGTTGGATGTTtgtgaagacgacgaaggtCTTTGGGCGGCAACGAAAGGCGTGAAACCCCGCCGCTGGAGTTGGGCCATCCACAACCACGACAGAAGGAAGGACGACCCATACACACGAGggccgggcgagggcgaggcgacTGCTTTAtttgtcttcctcgtcgtcgccgtccttgttgtAGCCGGAGCGGCCCTTGTTCTGCTGGgccttgtcgtcctcgtcatcaccgTCCTTGTTGTATCCGGAGCGGCCACTgtcgttctcctcgtcgtcgccgtccttgttgtAGCCGGAGCGTCCGTagacggcggtggcgggggtAAAAATGAGAGTGAAGGCAGCCATTTTTGGGGTGGTATGAATGGAGGGTTAATAGTTTTTCTGTGTGGGTAGTGTGTGATAGAGTACTGAAGTTGTTGTTGGAGTGTAAGTAGAGAAAGGTGTGATGTGAGAGCTGTGTGTTTGAGTTGTGAGTGTGATGATGAAAAACAATACTACCTTGGAAGGGGATATACCAAGTGTTTATATAGGCGTTAAGCATCGTGTATTTCGCTCGACTTTGGGCCACGAGGTTCATCCTATCATGTAGGTACGTAGTAAGAGCCAACCCTGCCTCGCAGACAGAACAGCCGCAGTGACCCAATCTGGGTATCTCAGGCTCAGTGCGAGGTGCGAGGCGCGGATGTGCCGGTATGGGGTATTGCAACAGCATGGCTTATGGAAAATGAGACCTGCGATGCTGGTTCCAGCATGGCCCCCACGTACTCTAGGCAGCCTTTTTCCAATCTTCCAAATTTGGGATGTGAAGGGTGATGACATGATCTAGACGCCAGGGGGACCGAAAGCAGGAAGAACAAGCTTTAGCCTTCCTCGCcaaaagaaggagagaaagagtgtgtgtgtgcgtatgTGTGTGACATGGGACGTTCGTCGCCTTACGAGGACGAGTTCTCTGCATGGATTTGTCATTGTCAACAGTCTGCATGCCAACGATATAATACGACGGACCAGACTTtcgggcgacgagatggTGGGATGGGAGTGTGAGGGTGTGCAAGGGGGTCATGTACAGGGATGCCATGGGCCAGGGTGCCATGGGGGTGATCTGGGTAATGTGTGTACATGGACATGAACGTGAGTGAGAGCAGTTGACCAGCGACTCTGTAATAGGCTGTCATCCATGGATGTTTCTGGCTTCATTTCTCGTTTCTGGCCGTACAAGGCCAAGAGCGTGGCTTGGACTGCCAGCCGCTGGACAAAGAGGATGGGAACAGAAACCAGGGTGATGGGTCTCGGTTACATGGGTTTGGCGCGGCATCGTGGGCAGAAGCACTGGAAGGGAGACAGGAAAGGATGAAGTGCGATACCAATGGGCGAATAAAAAAAGGTTCGTCAGCGAGGGGGTAGGTTGTACGTGTAGGGCTGAATATAGTGTCACCGCCAGGGAGAGCCACTCGTGCGCAGAGTAAGCACCAGCCCGGCCTGCCTGAGTATGCGTCGCAGGTCGGGCCGGTAGGAGATGAACGACCCGCAGCCACAGGATACGGCTCTGTCAGCATCCAAGGCGGTGCAGAGGCTCTTTTGTAAGAACCAAGACTCTTCGCGTTGGGTGGTGGGGTATGGAGGACTACAGACGGGATTGAAAGCTGAGGCCAGTCCAACCAGTGAGTGCATCACTTCTCGATCTGGACGACTAGACGACTGGACGACTGACCGGTCTGACAGGGGAGGTATCTGCCCGCCGTAGCCAGCTTCACGGTCACCCGCACCACGATGATTTGTCGAGGACAAGGCCTGGCTTCCGCGTCGCCAGTCTCTGGGCACATGCAACGAAGTGGTCCGCAACGACTCGGTGCTTGGTTTCTGTGCCAGGCGAGGAACGGAGAGAACCCTCAATGCCGATAGTCCCGACGCTGTAAATGTAACGGTGTCATCTCTCCGACATTGATCGACGCTGCGAGTGAGCAGGCGAAAAAAAGGAGTCATCGGCGACGTGGATAGACACACGAAGCACGTCCATGTCCGCGCTTTGAGGCCGATGTGACGAGAAGTCAGGCGGGTGCATCGATGGAGGACGAGATACTGGAAAGACAGGAGGAAACGAGATGAGACGCCGGGGACTCGGCTCGAGAGACGATACCCTTGGCTGTCGTGGGGGCGCCATGGGCCCGTGATGCATCCGGAGATAGACGAGAGTACGTAGGCGGTGCTCGTCCGCTTCTGGACGATGACCTAAGATCCCATCTTTGACCTTACAAGAGGAGACAGCCAATTTGGCTGTGGTCATCCTCTCTAGTCAGTTAGTGATGCAGAAGCATGTCTGGTTGGTCAACTCTGCTCTCATGCCAGCCCAAGACGCAGCAGGGTTCGGGCGAGGCCGAAGTCTCGCAACCATGGAGTTTCTTGATATCAGACATGCTACAAAGGGCGCGCAACGTGAAGAGTAGTATGACGAATCGCGCTACTGCAGGAGACGAGACGCTTTTTCGGGCAGAGTGTGTGTACTCGGTTGTCCTCGGTTGCATGCCGATAATCCTTGGGCcgacgagagagagggtaCAAGAAGCCGGTGTGAGTCAGCGGCTGCAGGACGAGAGTCCCCCGTCAGCCCTGTCGGCATGTCAGGCTGATCGAGAGGCGGACAGGCGTCACGGCCGTGGGCATGTGACGGGAAccgttgttggtgttggtgttgctgttgaCAGGAGTGATCACTTATGGCAAGACATTGTCGGATggaaggaggggagagagataGACTTGGTGGGCCGACCCGACTGGAGTTGAAGCACCGACAAAGGCGATACACTGTTACCCGTTAGGGAGCCGCCGTTGGACCTTCTAGCGCCACCCACCCCAGCCGGTTTGTTAGCTTCCAGGGACTGGGCCACCACAGACCTTCCAACCCGGCCCATTTCTTAGCTGCTAACTTACCTTATCCTTCTATTGGACGGCTTACACATCACATCACTCAACTTCTCCATATCCAACCTCTTTGGGGAACGTCCAACCTTCCACTGAAGCTCAGATGTGCCTGTGAACTGCCAAATCATCAAGAAATGATACTGAAATGCGCGAAAGAATCCACTATAGGTATTCAGGGCGTTAGGCGGGTAACTGCGGGAAGTTGCCCCAGTCTCATTGACGGGCTTaacgccgccgctgcgcgTTCCTTCATGCTCTGGATATGTTATTTAGAATCATTTGGAGTTTGTCATCAGTCCCGAGGCCCGGAGAGTGTAATGAACGCCGAGTCACCGGTTCCTGTTTGCCAAAAAGACCCAATACCTACCAAGTCCATAGCCAGTCAACATCACACTCACTGGAGTGACGTGCCAGTCAAAGGCTCTTACTCAGACTCGGACGCCTAGCCGCTCACCCTCCCGCGCGGTGCTGCTTTCAGGTTCTAGGGACGTCCCGCAAAATAAAACGACATCTCTTCTAGCAGACAAAAGGGACATTCCTGGGATTCGAGGTGACACGCGCCCCTCCCTTCCCGTCGCTGCCTGATCCCAGCTCGCCTCACTTGAGCCGCGCAGCCCTACAACCTGCATGCGCACATCTTACGTGCTTGCTGACGCCAACCGTGGGGTCATCACAGGGCATTTGAAGCACCGAGCTGCATTTGGCCCCTCTCGTGAAGGGGGGTGGCCGAGGCACGCACAGCCCGCGTGAGATGTAATGTTGTGCTTGTGTAACAAAACCATACTTACACGGGTTGCCTTCACAGCAGAACTTTGACAGATGCCTACACGCAGGCATCCCCTTATCCGGGCGGCCGCCCAACGCAACCCCGGCTTCCCCATCTCGTCATCTTTTCTTGCCACGAGGAACGCATAAAGCAGTCACGAGACCAGACAACGCCATGCAGGAAAACGCTGCAAAGCCCGTtgcccccaccaccaccaccaccaccaccaccaccagtGATGAGTTCGTTCCCCAGACGTCCTACGCAGTTCCTTGCCCAGGCCATAGGGCGGCGTATTACACGGCAAGAGGGCAGGGCGGGTCTTCCAGAGTCCCAGGTCCCACCGCCCCCCCGACCCCCGCCCCCAGCGGGCGATCCCGCGTCTGAGACACCGACGACCAGATGCTCTTCCCGAAGGGCGCCGCCTTGTTTGGCGGGATATCCTTTCTCCTATTAGGGTGTTTCTGACACGACGAGATTGCGGATGGACCGGCCCAAGACTGCTTCCGGGATGTTGCTTATCCTCCCCACACGTGAGCATGACTCTGCCCGAAGACGTCAAACTTCTTACAACCAACGACAAGAGTTTGATGACAACCCCGTGCGTCAAATGGATCGTTGCTTCAAGCGATGAGCTCAAAAGGCGGACTTTTCCGTTATTTTTATGGCCATATCGCAGTGGCCTTACTCTCAAAGCAGGCCTACCTaacttacctacctacctaccctaccTTGGTAGAAAGAAGCTGTTGCCATGGGTGACAACATGATCTGCGCCATATACCTCGACCAAACCATCACTTAGGTGTGTTCACAGATGACATGCGACTTGGGTATCTCCTCATTTTAGGAATCATGCCTGATATAACTCGTTTCCAGGCCCGGGGAGCATCCATGCTCTCGGTCTCAAGCAACTTTTGCCGCCCTATATCTGCCGTGCTTTCCCctctttcttttgcttcACGCATGTCTCTCGATGCGAACttaaaaagaaaaaaaaaccccccgGCGAAGAAACATGTTACAACTCGTCCCTGACGTGGCCGCTGCTGGCCTGGCCAGGCTCCTCCATGGCCATGAGCTTGACGACCAGGCTCGTCCAGCCCGTGAAGTGCTGCGTGCGCTggccctcgcccgtctcgggGTTATACTGCTCCCACGCGAAGCCTGTCTCCTCCCAGCTGTTGTAGACCGTGTCGACAAGGTTCTTGCGGAGGCGGGTGAAGAGGtccgccgccttggccttgtaGGGGCCGTCCAACGACGCGATGTTCTATTCATAGTCAGTATCgtgtttctttcttctctcaTTTCTTTCACCCAAAAGGGATCGTGGAGGCAGTGCAGGAAGACTTACTCTCAGCTGAGAGACGGCCATGTAGTTGATAGGCATCCACACGGGGCTGCGCCAGTAGTTCTCGGCCGTTCCGTAGAACTCGTCCTGCTTGCTCAGGCTCCTCAGACCATGGGGACTGAAAAGGTGCTCCTCGTCACCGAGCAGATCGAGAAGCTTGCCCAACTTAgggtcgtcggcctcgaggagacCGACcaagaaggggaagagggagatatAGCCCTTGTGGCAGACAAGGGTGTTCTCTTCGTAGGCATCGATGGTGGCGTCGCAGTAGCAgccctccttctccgacCAGTGAAGGTCGTTGAGGTTGTGGCGGATGGCGTTCAGCGTCGTCTTGAACTCAtcgacctcctccctcaTCCCAAGGGCGTCCGCAATGTTCATCAGGGACTTGGTCATCAGGCCGACCCAGGACATGAGATCGACGTGGAGTTCGCCTGGATGGGGGGGCTGAGGACGAGGGTAGTCGTCCAGACCGCTCGTGAGGATGTGGGTCTCGGTGCGGCCGCGCCATCTGTAGCCCTCCTTGTTGGAGAAGGCCTCGCGGTCGTACGTCTTCAGATCTCCCTTTTGGGTTTTGCGGAACCAATCGTACTGCGCACGGACAAATGGGTAGAGCCTCCGGAGGAAGtcctcgccaagctcgacGTTGTCCAGGTGAGCAGTCTGGAGAGACGCCGCGGGGCCAAGATGCTCCCTCTCTGCGGGTTGGCTGCCGTTGGTCTTGCGGAGGCGCTCCATGAAGCCCTCGATGATGAGGAATAACGTAGGAGGGTTGGCGTAGTGCGGGTACTGGACTTGGAACTCTTCGGGGACCTTGCTGCGAgcctcgaggccaaggatCTGTTCACGCGGGATCCAGCCATCGTCATCCATGGTGTTGAACCAGCTCTTGACAATCTCCAAAGTCAGGTCGATATCCCAGTCGGCGATGGGGATGAGGTGGTAGCCCTCGTCCCAAAGGAATCCTCTCGGGAAGAAAGGCCGGGAAGGGACAGCCGTAAAGAGCTCATAGGGACCCTCCAGCTCTTGCTGCTTGCGGGCACGAGCTGCCGCAGTCTCCTCCCAGAATCcctcgttctcctcgtcgtacTCAGGTGCGTACGAGCGGTCGATGAGCTGCTCACCGTGGAAGTAACCGATGCCACCGAGTAGATTGGAGAACATGCTCTTGGCGAACTTTGTGTACTTGGCAGCGGTGTAAGGGGCCTTCAGGttgaagatggaggagaagcgcTCCCCGAAAGACTCGGTGACGGACTTGATCTCGCGAGTCACATCGGTGCTGGTGAGCTCGGGGCCGGCGGAAGCAGACGAGAAGATAACATCGAATTCGAACGCTCCCTCGAACATCTTCTGGACAACGTGAGTGTTGCCTTCGCCGGGCTTGTTCTCGATCTGGTAGGTGAGGTACGCCGGGGGCGGTTCGTTCATCTCGTAGTTCTCCTGAACATACTTGACGCTTTCCTGGATGAGGTTGAAGACAACGCCCTTGCCCTGCCATTGTATCTCGTCGGGGACGGTAAGAGATCGCACCGTCGTCAGATCGGGATGCCTCTTATCTGCCAAGTCATGGCTGCTGGAGGGATGCTTGCCCTCTCCCTTGGTGACAACGAGCTTGTACTTGCCAAGCTCAGGGGATGTGCCTGCGAAAGTGACATCACCATCAGAGCCTGCGGAGCTGCCCTCGCCAGCAAAGGCGATCTCTCCCTCGGTGCCCTCCTGAGCGATGTAGTAATGTATCATGGTCTTCAAGTCGGCCGGGGCACCCTCTCTCGGGACACCTTTGATTCTGGCCGCCCAGCTGCCGCCATTGGCCCCGCCGGGCACCTTGACAAACGAGGTTGTAATGTCAATTTGGTTACCTTCGTCGTGGATAGACTGGACACCGCCCGTTCGGGCATCGTACTCATCCCATCCGTAGCCGTGGAGGCCCTCGTGCTGCTCGCAAGTGTAGCGAAATCCTGTTGGGTTGTTAGTTCACAGTCGTTGGTGGTAATGCATTCTCTCAACTCACCCTGCTGGACATCCTGGTAGTTGTCGACTCTGGACCACATCAAACCAGTCCACAGACTTTTGGGAGACCTCGACCGAACACCAAAATACAAATTGGATTTGTAGGGGCCCCAGAAGAGGCTCTCGTTGTTGAGGCGGCCGACCTCG
Protein-coding sequences here:
- a CDS encoding Putative glycoside hydrolase family 63, six-hairpin glycosidase superfamily, whose product is MARLTQLAVVITLSLLNILGAQLVLAAEDGPGSASILTTEVGRLNNESLFWGPYKSNLYFGVRSRSPKSLWTGLMWSRVDNYQDVQQGFRYTCEQHEGLHGYGWDEYDARTGGVQSIHDEGNQIDITTSFVKVPGGANGGSWAARIKGVPREGAPADLKTMIHYYIAQEGTEGEIAFAGEGSSAGSDGDVTFAGTSPELGKYKLVVTKGEGKHPSSSHDLADKRHPDLTTVRSLTVPDEIQWQGKGVVFNLIQESVKYVQENYEMNEPPPAYLTYQIENKPGEGNTHVVQKMFEGAFEFDVIFSSASAGPELTSTDVTREIKSVTESFGERFSSIFNLKAPYTAAKYTKFAKSMFSNLLGGIGYFHGEQLIDRSYAPEYDEENEGFWEETAAARARKQQELEGPYELFTAVPSRPFFPRGFLWDEGYHLIPIADWDIDLTLEIVKSWFNTMDDDGWIPREQILGLEARSKVPEEFQVQYPHYANPPTLFLIIEGFMERLRKTNGSQPAEREHLGPAASLQTAHLDNVELGEDFLRRLYPFVRAQYDWFRKTQKGDLKTYDREAFSNKEGYRWRGRTETHILTSGLDDYPRPQPPHPGELHVDLMSWVGLMTKSLMNIADALGMREEVDEFKTTLNAIRHNLNDLHWSEKEGCYCDATIDAYEENTLVCHKGYISLFPFLVGLLEADDPKLGKLLDLLGDEEHLFSPHGLRSLSKQDEFYGTAENYWRSPVWMPINYMAVSQLRNIASLDGPYKAKAADLFTRLRKNLVDTVYNSWEETGFAWEQYNPETGEGQRTQHFTGWTSLVVKLMAMEEPGQASSGHVRDEL